DNA sequence from the Penaeus vannamei isolate JL-2024 chromosome 32, ASM4276789v1, whole genome shotgun sequence genome:
AATCTTTTATGAACACCAGCCCTAAAATCATTAATTTATGGTGCATTTCCCATTTTCAAAACTCAACAGAACAAATAATGTAATCTTATAACCTACTGCATTTGAGTGGTGACTCTCCCAGATGTGTGACTTGCAGGTCTGGCTCACATGAGCATCTATCTGTGGCATTATCGCTCCTTGTATGTATcagcattttttgttttttgctattttccaaGGTCTATACAGACTGAAACCGGACACCTTGAGGTTCTTTGAATAGACCACTTAAGCAGTCTCCCCTCATTCCTAAATTTCTGGCATACTCCCAACTAAACCCTTCAGTGATGGGTACAGTTATAGACTGGGGAACCTCCCTAGCTCCCCTGAAGAACTTCACTTCACCCAGCCATCACAATGagaactcacacccacacaatcaATACATAATGAGGTAAACCTGTCATGTAGTAGAACCACCCATCTACTACACACCGTCGCTTATTGGTAGAAAAAATGCAAGAGCCCAGTGAGTCTAATCTTCCTCCAAGAACTTTGTGCACCCAAGCTGTCACATCCATAACCCTGGCCTTCCGACAATTTTTTTGTAACTGCATATTCCATCACCTGGCCATCAGGCAATTCATGACGTGACATACAGTTATGACAACTGGACATAACTAACAATCATAAATGtagataaaataacaaaagagagagagagagagagagagagagagagagagagagagagagagagagagagagagagagagagagagagagagagagagagagagagagagagagagagagagagagagagagagagagagagagagagagagagagagagagagagagagagagagagagggggagagagagagagagagagagagagagagagagagagagaggggggagagagagagagagagaggggggggggagagagagagagagagagggggggagagagagagagaggggggagagagagagagaatgaatcaccCTCCACCAGCTTACACAGATGAAGTACATGCATTAAGTTACCAGTGGAGAAGTCGCACTTACTTCCTGTATGGCCAACAGGCTTTGTGGAATTTTGGCATCAGTTTGGGCTTAGTCTTTGGGTCGCACAGGACCACAACGGTTCTACAGCCTGGCTTCAGCAAGCGAATAAGACCATTGTAGGTTTCCCCGCGCAGTTCATGGATACGAAGCTGAGGCACAGGAGTGATCTTACCATTCTGATCCACAAAGGTGGTCTGTGAGCCAgaaattctctcctcctccagtttCCTGCATAAAGAATTAGAGAATTGCTTTTGTAAACACAAATAAtgtgaaatatttattttataatcaaCCTCTTCCAAATATACATTTTTAGACAGAAACAAAGCAGAACATCCTCATACTCACACCAAGTATGACATTACATATCCTCCAGCCACTATAAATAATACAGTACAGAAGATAGACACAGCCGGTACAATATCATCTTGTGTAATATtatctctgaaaaaaaaagaaagaaaatagaaccaAACCTTATCAATCATATTCATTCGCATAAGATTTCTTTTTCAAATTTGTAAAAATACAtggataaattaaatatataatttttggtACCAACAAGATGAAAGCCTTTACTTCAAATCTATGCATAAATTTAAATCTGCATGCTGAGAACGATGACCTGCGCAATTGTTATCAAAAGTTTCTGATCTGATCAAAGGCTAACTTATCAAAAGAGTTTGTGATTATGTGATTATACAAAGCAAGAAGTATGTTAACAGAAAGAACTATCTATTCACACAATTACTCTTCACAGAATATATGAGATCTAAGAGCAGGAAGTTACAGAAAAAACTAGAATTTGCACAAAAGGGGTGAGTCTAAAGCAACATAAAACAGATATCTCTGTGGAGAATGACGCATTGAATGTATTACAAAAGATATTCTGGGGCACAAAGATTAAACAAAATGTCATAAGCACAGACATAAGGAAGCCATACTGTAGCTCTGTATTAGCAAGCAAAGGTGAAATTGGTACAGTTAATTAGAAAAACACAAATATTATGTTCAATCAGAAGGACCAAAAGGAATGCTTTCCAAATGAGACTGAGAACTGAGAACATTTTTTAGAAAACTTCTCTTAAAACAGGACATTGAACACTATCCCAACTTTTCTCTCCCCTCAAATACAACTCATCATCATAAAGATTTCAATCTACATCAAAGAATAATCACATTTTctaagaagtaataataacgttCAGTCTTACCTCAAATAATCTTGGACTGAAACTAGTTTATTTATGATTCGCCAAACAATGCCCTGTGCATGTTCATCAAACAATTCCTGAAATACAGAGCAATGCCTTGAAGGGAAAGAATTTCTAAGATTTATATAACTTATTCATTACAAACTATTaggttttccctttcttctttgtcaTAAAAGCAAATTTTCAATTAGTGTCCACCATGCTTTAGTATGAAGGTAATTATGTCGTTGGGTGATGACTTAAAAAACAAAATTCGAAAGTAACTATTGTATTTAATGGAACTGCCTtccatacaaagagaaagagaaaaaatatttaattttgaTTTCAAAATCTACTTAACAGAAAAAgtctgtaattattatgataatcttttCCGTCTGTCAGgagaatttgttttgttttgtttttataatagTAAACATCTTCCCATTACAGATACAAATTCTATAAAACCTGGACCTAAGAAAGTAAAATCCCAAGCAAACTTCTTAATTATCGTGAATCCCAACTCCTTTTAAATCATAAAATTTAATGAAAGACCAATCACCTTCTAAGCTAAGCTGCTGGGTTAGTTTCAGAACATactcaagagtaaaaaaaaaagctaagcAAATAATTTCAAAAATTGCACATCAAAGTTACATATTACCTTAAATCCTGGGgttaaaaaagataagaaaatatactACACTACTAAAACTGAAGTTATAAATCTTTGTCTCATGGCATTTCTGTGAGAGTTAACAAAAGCATATAGTGTATTCCATTAGTATATATCACATGCAAGTATATCACAtcttacaaaatataaaatatgcacAAATTAATGCATAATAACATACCATTTACTATTGGTAATTGCAATGTTACTGACAATAGATAGAATTCAGTGAAATTAAATCCAATGAGGGACAAACAAACACTGATAAAGGcatagatacacagaaataatGCATATTTGGCTGAACATttaattctcccttctctcctttgatTTCTCCCTTAATTATGACTTATTTGCAACTCAAATGGGAAatttaaagacaaaaataaacatttaaaaaatgcaGTTATTGGTATGTAATAACTCAAAAAAGTATTCTGTGCACTATACTTGTGTGCGCTCTTTATGAATATAACATGAGTATAACATAAGTTATATTTAAATGCCCTGATATAACTTGCATACTGAAAATATAACCACATTAACTTGCCAAGGCCTTCAAATTCTGAATGACAGACCACACTTAAGATGcttaaacagacacatatacacatacatacacaaacgtatgTGGTCTTCATTCCCAAATAAAATCTGTATCAATAAGCGCTTCTTCTTACCTGCACAACAGTTTCATAGGTCATGGGCTGGTTGGAGTGAAGTAATCTTTGCACGGTTTCCTTCAATACTTCCCTTGATGTGTTATGCTTCTCAGGCTCCACTTCCCAGCCCCCCTCGAGCCACTCGTACTTCAGGTGATTCTGGTCCTTCCTCCACAGAATGACAATGTGGTGATTCGTTTCAACTGGTGAACCCGAACCTGAccataataaaagaaatggaaaaataaatttAGGTATGCAAGTTCTCTGGGCCTTcagtaaaagcatatatatatacatacatatatacacgcacaaacacacacacacacacacacacacatatatccatatatgaacacaaatatatatcatatatacatacacatgcccatacatactcacgcacgcatacatctacatacacaacAATATTTATTGGACACTGACATACCACATATCATTtcaaattcatattttttcttaaaaaCTCCTGCCAGTGATTTGAATAAAACTGTGTAAAAACAAGTCCATTACCTGCTGTAAGAGCATTCATGAATTCCACTTGCTTTTCTCTGAAGATGTACGTGTAACgaacacggtctctctctctggcttggtCACCCGAGGCATATTCACGCAGTGCAGCTCTACTAGGGTCATGTGCTGGATCATCCTGGGTCACTAGAACCACACACAAACGGCGCCGAGAACGCACATTTTCCACAGGACAGAGTGCATCAAACACAGACTGAAAGGAATATCATATTTCAGAACAAAACATTTATAATCTGTTATGTTCGCTTTCATTAAATCATGGTTTTCATGGATTTTGTGAAAACATTGTTCAGACTTAATGAAATTTAATGATTAGTGCTTGAGATCCTTACTTAAAAAATCTGAAGATGatatatggaaaagaaaaggatgtACAAAATCAATACTTTAAAAATGATTGCTAAATATGATgaaaaacaatataacaaatTAGCATCAAATCTCACAAGTAATATAtcaacttttattttttcccactgCCATTTTTACAATCTGACAAccacataaaagtaataatacccACATATGAAGAAATTCCAttaacatatattcacaaactaaaatatactaatatttaattgaacaaacaaactgacacacCCAGAGTCACTATGGTTGCCAAATGCCACAGTTGCTTCCATGATTCTTATAGTCCCAATTCAGTTCATTGTCAAGAATCttgaaaaaacaaatgaatattgcttttaacaacaacaacaacaacgagagggACAACTGATACACACGGAGGTAGAGGAACACttttagaaacacacacagtGGTGGCCTTAAAATATGTGCTCTAACTCACTGAGAGTGTTTCCAAGACACAAGATGATTTTCTTATGGTGTTAAATTTCATACTTCTTCagtattctttgtgtgtgtatgtgtgtgtgtttttgtgtgtgtgtgtatgtgtgtgtgtgtgtgtgtgtgtgtgtgtgtgtgtgtgtgtgtgtgtgtgtgtgtgtgtgtgtgtgtgtgtgtgtgtgtgtgtgtgtgtgtgtgtgtctaaaaacACTACATTGACCTATAAGTTATTCTTTTGGgaggatatgattattatttttctttacccaTTCTTTGTTCATCTATACTTAGTATTTCTATTCTTATctaaaacacaaaatatattttaaaaaacaatagaaagaaagaggaaaacaatacaaatatttttcaataaacacataaacaaaaactaaccaaataaaattcataataacaGAAAGAGTAAACATAAATAAGCCGAACCCATAACTTAACCATTGTCAACCCTCGGACTCAAGCAATCAGGATCCCACGCACCTGGGAGGAGAGACGAGGCAGGACCAAGAATTTGTTCCCTTCAATAATGTCCTTCATCGTAGGATATGGTAGGTCGGTCATTGCAGCAGAAGCAACAGGAGCATGCATGTCCTCATGGAATACTAAAAGTGTGTCCACTTTGTTGGATACGCTGAAACGCTGTCGAATGCTGTCTGTGTCTGCACGGTCCATCTGAACATACCTGcaagaattttttattttttgaattggCTCTTTCATTGCTGATTGTTTAAAATATTTTGTAGAATAACTGTAGGCTGCTTTACTCTTAACGCTATCTATAAAAAAGCATATTCTCTAAATTATAAGCCTGAACCATCATATTTACATGAGCTTCTTAAGGAACAAGACTTCTATCATCTTACTGTCATCTGTTACATAAAGTATCAGAATTTCACACGAAactatttcttaattcttctctCACTTACCCGATTACTGCACGTTCCCTAAACTCCCATCCAACTGTTAGGTATCGTAGTCTGATGATGTCTAAACGGCCAAATATCAACACCCGcacctaaagaaaaaaagagtgaagaagTCCTTCAAATGTGAACTGAACTGCATACAATACAATATGGTGATGACTCACCCTACAAAAAGTTATTTCAAGCACTTTTTCGAAAGAAAGGACATCAGCACAACCTTAAaagagtggaaataaaaaaaaatcttatcgatACAATGTTATTCTAAAAGAAACTATACACTGAGACTCCAAACTATGATATGGTTGAATACACTTTGGTGAAAGAAAATATACCTGTTTgctagatataaaaaagaagaaaaaaatatatttccagcTATCAAAGCATTAATTCTGAACATCAAATTTGTAATATCTAAAACATCTTGGCTTGAAATTGATAATATTGCAAGAAATCAATTAATTTTTgaggagatacatagataaaatgataaagaaaatcacATAGGTAGATTCTTTGATGAAGTCCCTGGCAGATGTTCAATTTCAGCATATACAGGGAAAAATTAAAGCTGTTGATGTCTTCCCTTACTAGAAAAAGGTGGAGGACAAGTTGAATAAAGCAAACGAGTTACTTTTACTGACCttattatccatccatccattcaagaATGTCTCAAGATTCTCGTCTGTTATACGCTGCACTAACTTGTGGGGGAATTTGCTTCGTATAAAATCTGAAGTAGGAAAATAGGCAATATCATATTAATTAGTAGCTCTCAGAACCGATATAAAATGGATCATAgttaataaaagtaaagataattgGAAGAAAATTAGttacagtaatgacaatattctCAAAATGACCcaaacaaaactgaaaaaaaaaaaaaacattgaaagcaataacagtaaccttaacattaaaaaaaaatatatatatacatatacacatatattgttccaagagataatatcaaaattataactCTTAAACATTTTGTTAAGTAAATTCTCTTCTTAACTGACCTAAGGACGATACCATACTGAGTGATGGTTCTGTATAATGGTAGGGGTGACCATCAAGCAGCATAATGAGGTATGGCACTGTTTTAACACCTATTTTTCTGGCCAGTTCTGTCTCATGTCCTGCATGAACCTGTCAGAAGTTTAGTTAGATTAAACAAGAGTAGTTATCAAGAGCTTAGTTCTAATGGTATTTATTTTCACAGTAATACCTTGCCTTCTACTGaagtacataaagatatatacaaataaaatcaatCAAATACTGTATGGAAAAAAGAGCTTTTAAAGTCTTGAACACTGCTTATTCAAAACTAATAAGATTATGCTGTCATAACCAATTCACATATCTAAAAtctgaaaaatggaaataatacaaTCTACATGACAACATTTGAGGGATTGAAATCTTTATTAAACTTCCTATCAGTTaacttatcaacattatcatctcacaaaacaaagataaaaaaaagaggacaaaTTACTTCCAAACATtcatgaaacaaaagaaaaactcaACCACTACATACTGTAGCCATCCCAAAATTAATGGGCTCCAATTCTTCGTATAATCTTCGCCAAATTGGTTCTATGTGTGCGCAGGCTAAGCACCAGTCGGAATAGAAGAGTATCAAATATGGCTGTTTTTTGCTAAGGAGTACTATCGAATTTTGGTAAGATctgaaataaatatgtataagtctAATTATTGTGGTTTGCTTGTAATACAGATATCAATAACcaaaaattatatatgcatatttagagtCTGAACATGAGATATCTATGAAAAGTCAAGACAAAAAGCAGACAAAAAATGTTTTGAGCAAATATCTATATAGCAGTAGCACTTACTTGAACGTAATGGACTGTTTTTTAAATATATTGATTCCATCTCCATGTTTGAAATTAAATCTGAAACCACTGCCAAAACTACTAAATATATCATCAAATGGGTCGAATCGTCTATATGAAGAGTAATCATGCTGTTTGCGGAAGTTTGGCTGCTCCTCCGTTTGGCCCGTTGTGTCGTATAATCTCCTCCTCTCTGGGTCCATCAGCAGCTGTAACAAAATTCAATACAATGCAAATGATTATACTCAAATTAAATACTTCAAAGGGATACAAATATCACAGCTGAGATCACACTGCATTGTATGAATAGTTAATCAAAAGGAAAATACTTTCATAATTAATTTTTCATATCTATTACAACACATAAAATATTgttactcccttcctccattcctcgtctctttcctccctccatcatcacTACACAACTTATATCTTACCTCATATGCTTGATTGATTTCAATAAATTTTTTCTCTGCATCTGGTGATTCATTCTTATCAGGAtgcctgaagaagaagaagaaaatatatatatacacatatatctataaacataccaTTTCCTTCATCTTATCGTGCCAGACATTTCAACTGCTTTTGCATTCGTAGAAATGCCCTCAGAAAGTACCTCAGTTTACATTCAAGCAAACAAGAATTAGAAATCCTCACCAACAGTCGAAATACGAAAGGTTTAGCAGTACATTTAGTGAATCAATAAACCGGGAACCGAAAAGAGGAAATGTTTAAAGGGTCCCCACACACGCAACACCTCTTTTTAAGCATTAATTGACACTCAATTTACATATTACTAGAGCCCACCTTTAAAGCTGAGCAGATAACAGTTTACTCAGTCCAACATTAGTACTTTAATTTCTACCAGCACTAATGGTTGGAAGTCTTTtattgcaatatcaataatgtCTTTGGGAGAGGAATAATGGATATTGTTGAATTTGTCGctgaaaatatcaaaattaggTGTCTCAAAAGAAAGTAgttatgaaattaataaaaatgtgTTCAATTGTGCATATCAACTATAAAAAacatctaagaaaaaaagaaagaaagagagaaaaaagaaagaaagacagaaagaaaggaagaaagaaaaaagtaagaaagaaagaaaaagagaaaataaaagagaaagaaagaaattaagaaagaaagagaaagaaagaaagaaaacaaaaagaaagaaagaaagaaagaaagaaagaaagacagaaagaaagacagaaagaaagacagaaagaaagaaagaaagaaagaaagaaagaaagaaagaaagaaagaaagaaagaaagaaagaaagaaagaaagaaagaaagaaagaaagaaagaaagaaagagaaagaaagaaaaagaaagaaataaaaacatatactGAATATTGTTTTTCTCCTCTATTGTTACTCTGAATTGCATTTACTGTTTAACGTCAATGCTGTCAAAGGCATAGCTATGGCTTCCTAACGTCTAGCTTGAGGGGATTCAGCTTCCTTCCGCTTGTATCATCACACTTAAATTTGATTGCAATGattcattcttaaaaaaaaagggagaaaaaagaaaagaaaagaaaaaaaaaatgcaatgtatTTCAAAcaattactaatactacttttGACTTATCCCATTAtagcataagaaaagaaaatcaaactaAAGACTACAAGTTTTCCTTTATTATAGAAAATTATTTGCTTCTTTTGACCAACAAATTTTTCAATGATTCATATGTATCTATTCTGATCatctaaatcatcataaatcaataGAAACTAAATTGCCAACAATCTGAGATatggaaaatataataatgtatgaAGATAATGCCTGAAACACTTGCTATAATAcacaacaatattaatggtaaacTGTAGTTGATGTTCCCTAGTCATACCATTTTCCTCTTGTCCCTTTAGGTAGATCCCCTTGTCATCACAAGACATATGACAATAATCAATACATAAATTTGAATGCTTTGAATTTTGCTTCTACAAACTATGACAATGGTTACTAACAATCTCTGCAAACAAAATTCATTGACTTGTCTTGTCTCCACCCAGTACCgaatcattatcatactattccTTAACCttctgtatgtaggtatatgtgctATCCACTGTGAATTTTGTTCCTAAGATTCAATTAGTAGTCCAACATGACCTCTCGCTGTCACTATTTCATGTATTTTcggaatataaaaatatatgtatattttgctcTAATGCCATTAATGCAAATACCGAAAACATATATTTGGTCAGTAGCATTTTTCAAAGTCTTTTTATGATAACCCAGTTTGGTCTCTTTATACTGGTATTACTTACACAACCCTACTGAACATCTATCCAATAATCAGTAGTGTTTACATTCTGCATCCAGTACCCaaaaaacattcatttttttccaattttatcTCTTATCATATAATTAGTGTACTCAATTTTATCTTTCCAACTTTATCTATTCCTAtacttcatatatttttcttcatttactaATTTTACACAGTTTTTTTGTGACACAGTGACCCACTGACCATAAGCTTGCGATCCCCTTCTGGGTCAAGATCTATGCTTTAAATAACTTGGGTCTAGACAACCTTCAGTAATAACTTTGAATAGGATTGTACTAATTAATATTGTGTCCTCTACCCTTCACCGTATGTGTTCCGTCTGCTTCAACTAGTTCCTTATTTGACAGACGACTGCGATAGAggtctaaatctctctctttcctgaatATATATACTAGAAGATTTATGATCATTCCTCAAGCCTACAGCACAGAATCTATGGTTTTGCTGGATGTTTATACTAAGAACTTAGGATCTGTGAACTTCAATAAATAACTGGGCTTACATTTGCCTATTTCATAAGTTCTTGATAATCAATAAATAAGGTCTTCTCTATCTACATGAGGTCCTTTTCAATAAAGACCTAATTAttctatatcttttatcattacaaATACCAAAACATAGAATGGTTATGTGCAGCGTGCTTGGTAGAGAAAATAACTAATGCCAGGCTCTCAAACAAATTATCGTTCTTACCACCCCTAAAGTCATCGTAAATCAGGATAGGCTATATTTAATAACAATTACCTCAGCTGAACATGAGAAGCTTatggaataaaataaatgcataaagaaTGGCTATACTGTACTACAGAATCATAAATCTCTCATATGCAATCCAAGCTCTCTACAAGAACCGAATAGTGCCAGCATTCTTTGTCTGACTTGAGTAAGATATGGAttagtgaaaataaaaattattttgtAGAGTATCATCTAAAATGTCTTACAACTGTCTCTACTGAAATAAGGAGAAACTTACTTTTATGGCTAAGAAAAAGAGGTGGTAAATATCCAGAAGACAACAGTGTATCTGCCCACCCCTAAGGCCTTGCACTGATTAGCACAGTTTCTTGTCACGGCTCCAGCAAGAGCCATCTGTATATATCATCAGATAAGAAATCAGTCATGCTATATCTGATTTGAATATAAGCAATGGAGATTTATTATCTTTTCCCAGAACACAAAGTGAAAAGGTCATAATTCCTCGGCACTGATCATCCACTATCCTAAACTGCAGACTGTAGGCTATTAATTACAGATCACAGAAAATTTCATACGGACTTGAACAAAACACAATAAAAGTGTTGTACTGCTGGCACAAATTACTGCTAATAAAGGAGGATATATGGGGATGATTGCCTCTTctgtctagggaataaatagaaggttGGGAGGGTTCAATTTCGATTTTTGGGCTCACACTATACCCTGGTCTTGTTTTTTCGTCTCTGGAGGATGCGTCACTCTTGGTAacaaataccataaactaatTAAATCTAATAGTTCACTTGTACCCTACATATATAGAGTAATCCCATTATATTTGTATTCATTCCTGTCCACTCTGAAAAGATCTAGTTTTTAA
Encoded proteins:
- the l(3)80Fg gene encoding dnaJ homolog subfamily C member 16 produces the protein MRRFLWLFLLFLSLLCVAARLKDPYSILGVQKKADGQEIKKAYKKLAKLWHPDKNESPDAEKKFIEINQAYELLMDPERRRLYDTTGQTEEQPNFRKQHDYSSYRRFDPFDDIFSSFGSGFRFNFKHGDGINIFKKQSITFKSYQNSIVLLSKKQPYLILFYSDWCLACAHIEPIWRRLYEELEPINFGMATVHAGHETELARKIGVKTVPYLIMLLDGHPYHYTEPSLSMVSSLDFIRSKFPHKLVQRITDENLETFLNGWMDNKVRVLIFGRLDIIRLRYLTVGWEFRERAVIGYVQMDRADTDSIRQRFSVSNKVDTLLVFHEDMHAPVASAAMTDLPYPTMKDIIEGNKFLVLPRLSSQSVFDALCPVENVRSRRRLCVVLVTQDDPAHDPSRAALREYASGDQARERDRVRYTYIFREKQVEFMNALTAGSGSPVETNHHIVILWRKDQNHLKYEWLEGGWEVEPEKHNTSREVLKETVQRLLHSNQPMTYETVVQELFDEHAQGIVWRIINKLVSVQDYLRDNITQDDIVPAVSIFCTVLFIVAGGYVMSYLVKLEEERISGSQTTFVDQNGKITPVPQLRIHELRGETYNGLIRLLKPGCRTVVVLCDPKTKPKLMPKFHKACWPYRKNKTLMFAFLNIERASAMEWYKRILVLGLPEPRDLNINPKNTIGTVIALNGHRKYYCLYHAKHPESIFGTAPTPGAPETENLRRRHGHSSISGDFMGFSDNDSESDSDVEAGDARKDSVASDKPLLNYYSNILFEDQLLEDLSNWLDRLFEGTTHRYHINYWPDWPGK